One region of Prosthecobacter dejongeii genomic DNA includes:
- a CDS encoding arylamine N-acetyltransferase has product MPTAVLPTDLLTRILCKLGLSISTTPSLEVLNQIYMAWCQRVPFDNVQKLIHVRGGHNTALPGSTAQDFFNNWLDHGTGGTCWSGSNALAALLTSLGFSAQRQIGTMLAAPDLSPNHGTVVVHFDPDENYLVDTSILHHLPLRLHSGGITAIAHPAWGIQATRQQERWHIHWRPLHMTAGFVCRYEPFGDEYLDFERRYDQTRGWSPFNYQLSARLNRGNEVISFAFGNAVTLHEDGRVTSRPVTHGERTAFLVEEMGFSEEIAQRLPQDVPTPPPPGSRKAELHMA; this is encoded by the coding sequence ATGCCTACAGCCGTCCTGCCCACAGATCTTCTCACACGCATTCTCTGCAAGCTTGGTTTATCCATTTCCACCACGCCATCCTTGGAAGTCCTCAACCAGATCTACATGGCTTGGTGCCAACGAGTACCCTTCGATAATGTCCAGAAACTCATTCATGTGAGAGGAGGTCATAATACCGCCCTACCAGGCAGCACGGCGCAGGATTTCTTCAACAACTGGCTGGATCACGGCACAGGCGGCACTTGCTGGTCAGGCTCCAATGCGCTGGCGGCCTTACTCACCAGCCTGGGCTTTTCCGCGCAGCGCCAGATCGGCACCATGCTGGCAGCGCCCGACCTTTCGCCCAATCACGGGACGGTCGTCGTCCATTTTGACCCTGACGAAAATTACTTGGTGGATACATCCATCCTCCATCATCTGCCGCTGCGACTGCACTCCGGGGGGATTACAGCCATCGCCCACCCTGCCTGGGGCATCCAGGCCACCCGTCAGCAAGAGCGCTGGCATATCCATTGGCGCCCCTTGCACATGACAGCAGGCTTTGTCTGCCGCTATGAACCGTTCGGTGATGAGTACCTGGACTTTGAACGCCGTTACGATCAAACACGTGGCTGGAGTCCCTTTAATTATCAACTCAGTGCCCGACTCAATCGTGGTAATGAGGTCATCAGTTTTGCTTTTGGTAACGCCGTGACATTGCACGAAGACGGTCGCGTAACAAGTAGGCCCGTCACCCATGGGGAACGCACCGCTTTTCTTGTCGAAGAAATGGGATTTAGCGAAGAAATAGCCCAACGGCTGCCTCAAGACGTGCCCACACCACCACCGCCTGGATCTCGGAAAGCCGAACTGCACATGGCGTGA